One genomic region from Spirosoma sp. KCTC 42546 encodes:
- a CDS encoding aldehyde dehydrogenase (NADP(+)) has product MTNSLANPVADSFQGINPATGQPLPGLFQEATVSEVAQACERAAEAFSEYRKKSGAEKARFLEQIATEIEALGDELLTRAQAESGLPLARLTGERGRTTGQLRLFADYLREGSWVDARIDTALPDRQPLPRPDLRQMLRPLGPVGVFGASNFPLAFSVAGGDTASALAAGCPVVVKGHPAHPGTSQLVGDAISRAVKACGLPAGTFSLVQGRTTAVGMAIVEHPAIKAVGFTGSWRGGKALFDAAARRPEPIPVYAEMGSTNPVFFLPQLLKEKGSALAQSFVGSITLGVGQFCTNPGMAVVQQSSDADTFMQAAAQGITNSQPATMLTQGIQRAFTAGIDKLTAAEGVDVLGQATAADSFANGTPTLLKTSAEALLANPVLAEEVFGPSSVLVEAGGREQLLAVARGLEGHLTATVWGTDAELLEYADLLEILEQKVGRLLINGFPTGVEVSHAMQHGGPYPATTDSRSTSVGTNAILRFARPVCYQNFPDALLPDELKAANPLHIWRLVDGKRVNA; this is encoded by the coding sequence ATGACAAACTCCCTTGCAAATCCTGTTGCCGATTCATTTCAGGGCATTAACCCAGCTACCGGACAGCCATTGCCGGGCCTATTTCAAGAAGCTACGGTTAGCGAAGTTGCCCAGGCCTGTGAGCGGGCAGCCGAAGCATTTTCTGAATATCGCAAAAAATCAGGTGCCGAGAAAGCTCGTTTCCTGGAACAAATCGCTACCGAAATCGAAGCCTTAGGCGATGAATTATTGACGCGTGCACAAGCCGAATCGGGCTTACCATTGGCTCGCCTGACAGGCGAACGTGGCCGTACGACTGGTCAACTGCGTTTGTTTGCCGATTATTTACGAGAAGGTTCCTGGGTCGATGCGCGCATCGACACCGCCCTGCCTGATCGCCAGCCCTTGCCCCGCCCTGATTTGCGGCAGATGCTGCGTCCATTGGGACCAGTAGGTGTGTTTGGCGCTAGTAACTTTCCGCTGGCTTTTTCCGTGGCGGGTGGCGATACCGCTTCTGCGCTGGCTGCTGGTTGCCCAGTTGTCGTAAAAGGACATCCGGCACACCCCGGCACATCGCAATTGGTGGGGGATGCTATCAGTCGGGCTGTTAAGGCTTGCGGTTTGCCTGCCGGGACATTTTCGTTGGTTCAAGGTCGAACGACGGCTGTCGGTATGGCCATTGTTGAGCATCCGGCTATCAAAGCGGTTGGATTTACAGGGTCGTGGCGAGGGGGAAAAGCGTTGTTCGATGCGGCCGCCCGTCGCCCGGAACCGATTCCGGTTTATGCCGAAATGGGAAGCACCAATCCCGTTTTCTTTTTACCTCAGCTCCTTAAGGAAAAAGGGAGTGCGCTGGCACAAAGTTTTGTCGGCTCAATTACGCTGGGTGTTGGGCAATTCTGTACAAATCCAGGTATGGCCGTGGTCCAACAATCATCTGACGCCGACACGTTTATGCAAGCTGCGGCTCAGGGCATAACGAATAGTCAGCCAGCTACCATGCTCACACAGGGTATTCAGCGAGCCTTTACAGCCGGGATTGATAAATTGACAGCTGCCGAAGGTGTAGATGTGCTTGGACAGGCTACGGCGGCCGACAGTTTTGCTAATGGCACGCCTACACTTTTGAAAACATCTGCCGAAGCGCTTCTGGCTAATCCGGTACTTGCCGAAGAAGTATTTGGCCCGAGTAGCGTATTAGTCGAAGCGGGTGGCCGAGAGCAACTACTGGCCGTAGCGCGTGGACTGGAAGGACACTTAACTGCCACGGTTTGGGGCACTGATGCTGAACTACTGGAATACGCCGATCTGCTCGAAATTCTGGAACAGAAAGTAGGTCGGTTGTTAATTAATGGCTTCCCGACCGGCGTAGAAGTTAGTCATGCTATGCAACATGGCGGTCCATACCCTGCCACGACCGATTCGCGCTCAACATCTGTTGGTACCAACGCGATTCTACGTTTTGCCCGCCCCGTTTGCTATCAAAATTTCCCCGACGCGTTGTTGCCCGACGAACTGAAAGCAGCTAATCCGCTTCACATCTGGCGACTGGTGGATGGAAAACGGGTGAATGCGTAA
- a CDS encoding DUF3857 domain-containing protein, with product MKNLLFLALLMSHLAWAQTDYKATSVPDGLKENAHAVVRQHDMVFTVKSAGEASQRVHSVITVLDKQGDDFASMVVGYDKLSKINDLEGALYDADGKLIKKLKKADVEDYSTYTDYNLFDDQRVKSASFPKQPTYPYTVEFLVETTERNLMFYPTWMPQNKEHLALQQATFTVNMPVGLSLRYKEMNLPVPGTAIATPDGGKTYVWKLANRPALEFEPLSPPAREQIPMVYAAPTDFDVQGYKGKVTSWRDIGKFYYTLNSGRDRIPDELRQRILELTKTETTTSGKVRKIYQFLQDHTRYVSVQLGIGGWQTIEADKVAASKYGDCKALTNYTQALLKAAGVVAHPLLVRAGDDESDLLADFPSFQFNHIILCVPDKRDTLFLECTSGYGPAGYMGDFTGNRHALLILPEGGHLIKTPFYEAKDNRQQRRIMVNLTEKGDATAEVQTRYTGLQQDDYTDAIHSLNREDQRSWLLKRIAIPAFELTKFSFNEHPGLIPAVTENLTLAVRQLATISGTRLFLPLNLLSALPAVSPLIQPRKASLELGVDYDFEDSDSITYQLPKGYAPEYKIDPVTIASKFGNYTAQLTTDGDRIQYVRHIAMHGGRYPATAYPEWIDFRKKIAKADRVQLVFVKSN from the coding sequence ATGAAAAATTTGTTATTCCTGGCTCTGCTAATGAGCCATCTGGCCTGGGCACAGACCGATTATAAAGCTACATCTGTACCCGATGGATTGAAAGAAAATGCGCATGCGGTGGTTCGTCAGCATGACATGGTATTCACTGTGAAGTCGGCAGGTGAGGCCTCGCAACGCGTACATAGCGTTATAACAGTGCTGGATAAACAGGGGGATGATTTTGCGTCGATGGTGGTTGGGTACGATAAATTATCGAAAATAAACGACCTGGAAGGGGCGCTCTATGATGCAGACGGAAAGCTGATCAAAAAACTTAAGAAAGCAGATGTTGAGGACTATAGTACGTACACCGACTATAATCTTTTTGATGATCAACGAGTAAAATCGGCGAGCTTTCCCAAGCAGCCAACTTATCCATATACCGTAGAGTTTCTGGTGGAGACAACGGAGCGAAATCTAATGTTTTACCCAACCTGGATGCCCCAGAACAAGGAGCACCTGGCCCTTCAGCAAGCTACGTTTACAGTCAATATGCCAGTAGGGCTGTCATTGCGCTACAAGGAAATGAATTTGCCCGTACCTGGAACAGCTATAGCTACACCCGATGGAGGGAAAACCTATGTATGGAAACTCGCCAACCGTCCAGCACTGGAATTTGAACCCCTGTCGCCACCAGCCCGTGAGCAGATACCTATGGTTTATGCTGCGCCTACTGATTTCGATGTTCAGGGCTACAAAGGAAAAGTGACAAGCTGGCGAGATATCGGGAAGTTTTATTATACGCTGAATAGTGGTCGCGATCGTATTCCTGATGAGTTACGCCAACGCATACTCGAATTAACAAAAACGGAGACTACTACCAGTGGGAAAGTACGGAAGATCTATCAATTCTTGCAGGATCATACCCGCTATGTCAGCGTTCAGTTGGGAATTGGTGGATGGCAGACTATCGAAGCGGATAAAGTAGCCGCCAGTAAGTATGGCGATTGCAAAGCACTCACTAATTATACCCAGGCTTTACTAAAAGCTGCTGGCGTTGTAGCCCACCCACTGTTAGTAAGAGCCGGTGATGATGAGTCAGATCTATTGGCTGATTTTCCCAGTTTTCAGTTTAATCACATTATTCTGTGTGTGCCCGATAAGCGGGATACGCTCTTTCTGGAGTGTACAAGTGGGTACGGGCCGGCAGGCTATATGGGTGATTTTACAGGAAATCGTCATGCTCTCCTGATTTTACCCGAAGGCGGACATCTAATAAAGACGCCGTTCTATGAAGCCAAAGATAATCGTCAGCAACGGCGTATTATGGTTAACCTCACCGAGAAGGGAGACGCCACGGCAGAGGTTCAAACCCGTTATACTGGTCTTCAGCAGGACGATTATACTGATGCAATTCATAGCCTGAATCGTGAAGATCAACGTAGCTGGTTACTCAAACGCATTGCAATTCCGGCCTTTGAGTTAACTAAATTTTCCTTTAATGAACACCCTGGCCTTATTCCCGCTGTTACAGAAAATCTAACCCTGGCGGTTCGTCAATTAGCTACGATCAGTGGAACAAGGTTGTTTCTGCCACTCAATCTACTGTCGGCACTACCGGCGGTGAGTCCGTTAATACAGCCTCGTAAGGCCTCTCTTGAATTAGGTGTAGACTACGATTTTGAGGACAGTGATTCGATTACTTATCAACTGCCTAAAGGCTATGCACCCGAATATAAGATTGATCCCGTAACGATAGCGTCGAAATTTGGAAACTATACAGCCCAACTGACTACAGATGGTGACCGTATCCAGTATGTTCGTCATATTGCCATGCATGGGGGCAGGTATCCGGCAACGGCCTATCCAGAGTGGATAGACTTCCGGAAAAAGATTGCTAAAGCCGACCGAGTTCAATTGGTATTCGTTAAAAGTAATTAA
- a CDS encoding transglutaminase domain-containing protein: MFASIVGQRVLLLTVCILLGITVGFSQKSANPAPTIKFGIVNSDHFVDSPTDSTAEAVVLYDYGEVWFDKSDNDIWLNTTYHVRLKIRKKSAYDRATIQQITRRGTMGQHELVSDFEGYTYNLTNGDVSISQLKKEGHFTEKASDQFWVEKYTLPNVREGSIIEYKYTVRTPFGVTYNPRTWRFQQDIPVRWSEYRITIPDYFYYKMLMSGYLAMLVNDRKSTTVGLFSGQPDVTASAYRFAMKDIPAFRDEAYITTDDDYMAKIEFELASYQIPGSTGIVRKDIAVSWETLDKTLLTDIDFGGQIKRTGFLRETAKSLLASQADTLGRVKAAYDYIRQTIKWNDDAGIWSSTGIKKVLENKKGNAADINLMLIALLREMDIDANPVILSTRSHGRINELYPLIKKFNYVVAQVSVGGKDLLLDATDAFLPVGMLPLHCLNGKGRLVHPTKSRFVSLNPYERDVEVHMGTFTLTEDGEVSGKLAHSHGGYSAWSARKQFATDGKAKYLESIQKKRPAWQIDKVDFSGADEKSSAFNTDYTITIPEACGRAGDRYYFHPMLTEAHTVNPFKETDRLYPVDFGIPIEETFSATYTLPKNFKVEELPKPVSMVLPENGGRFMYQVGVVSENQIQIISRISLRKPMYFAEEYGSLRELFSRIVAKHAEQIVLKREAVADSK; this comes from the coding sequence ATGTTCGCTTCCATAGTTGGTCAGCGCGTTTTGCTGCTGACGGTTTGTATCCTGCTTGGAATTACTGTAGGATTTTCTCAGAAATCAGCTAATCCAGCACCTACTATTAAATTCGGCATAGTCAATTCCGATCATTTTGTTGATTCTCCTACCGACTCCACAGCCGAAGCGGTTGTGTTATATGATTATGGTGAGGTTTGGTTCGATAAAAGCGACAATGACATATGGTTAAATACGACCTATCATGTCCGGTTAAAAATCCGAAAAAAATCGGCTTATGACCGGGCTACCATTCAGCAGATAACTCGCCGGGGCACAATGGGCCAGCACGAGCTTGTGTCTGACTTTGAGGGCTACACCTACAATCTTACCAATGGCGATGTGTCGATCAGCCAGTTGAAAAAGGAAGGCCATTTTACCGAAAAAGCATCGGATCAGTTTTGGGTCGAGAAATATACACTGCCCAACGTTCGGGAAGGATCAATTATCGAGTATAAATACACTGTTCGAACTCCATTTGGTGTTACGTATAATCCGCGCACCTGGCGATTTCAACAGGACATACCCGTTCGCTGGAGCGAGTACCGGATTACAATTCCCGATTATTTCTATTATAAGATGCTGATGAGCGGCTACTTAGCCATGCTTGTCAATGATCGCAAATCGACTACAGTGGGTCTGTTTTCCGGTCAGCCAGATGTAACGGCATCCGCTTATCGATTTGCCATGAAAGACATTCCGGCTTTTCGGGATGAAGCTTACATAACTACCGACGACGACTATATGGCCAAGATTGAATTTGAACTGGCCAGTTACCAGATTCCGGGTTCGACGGGCATTGTTCGTAAGGATATTGCCGTCAGTTGGGAAACGCTGGATAAAACCTTGCTTACCGATATTGATTTTGGCGGTCAAATTAAACGGACTGGTTTCCTGCGCGAAACGGCTAAATCATTGCTCGCTTCACAGGCTGATACGTTGGGCCGGGTAAAAGCAGCATACGACTATATTCGACAAACCATCAAATGGAACGATGATGCTGGCATCTGGTCGTCGACTGGAATAAAAAAGGTACTTGAGAATAAAAAAGGGAACGCGGCTGATATTAACCTGATGTTGATAGCCTTGCTTCGGGAGATGGATATTGACGCCAATCCGGTTATTTTAAGCACTCGCTCACATGGTCGAATCAATGAGTTATACCCCTTAATTAAAAAATTCAACTACGTCGTTGCGCAGGTTTCGGTGGGAGGTAAGGATTTATTATTAGATGCTACCGATGCATTTCTGCCTGTGGGCATGTTGCCACTCCATTGCCTGAATGGAAAAGGGCGGCTTGTTCATCCAACCAAATCTCGTTTTGTCTCGCTGAATCCATATGAACGCGACGTTGAGGTTCATATGGGAACATTTACGCTCACGGAAGACGGGGAAGTCTCTGGCAAACTCGCGCATTCTCATGGAGGTTATAGCGCCTGGAGTGCCCGGAAGCAATTTGCCACGGATGGGAAGGCCAAATACCTGGAAAGTATTCAGAAAAAGCGCCCGGCCTGGCAAATCGACAAAGTTGACTTTTCGGGAGCAGATGAAAAAAGTAGTGCTTTCAATACGGATTATACGATTACCATTCCAGAGGCCTGCGGGCGGGCAGGTGACCGGTATTATTTTCACCCCATGCTAACCGAAGCCCATACCGTTAACCCGTTTAAGGAAACGGATCGACTCTATCCTGTCGATTTTGGAATACCTATTGAGGAGACCTTCTCGGCTACGTACACCTTACCTAAAAACTTTAAAGTAGAAGAGCTACCGAAGCCCGTGTCAATGGTTCTGCCCGAAAATGGAGGACGATTTATGTATCAGGTAGGCGTTGTCAGCGAAAATCAGATTCAGATTATCAGCCGCATTTCCCTCCGTAAGCCGATGTATTTTGCCGAGGAGTATGGCTCATTACGGGAACTGTTTAGCCGGATCGTGGCCAAACATGCCGAACAAATTGTACTCAAACGGGAAGCAGTGGCCGATTCGAAATAA
- a CDS encoding PmoA family protein, producing MRLFLIAFLFSISILPSLAQSNKIQLTHDEAQKRVSVTVDGKPFTAYIYPGPTVLKKPVLYPILSAGGNFITRGWPLDPRPDERIDHPHHVGMWFNYGDVNGHDFWNNSIQVGPEHKGPFGTIVHTGVKSMKSGNGKATLVVTADWLDKDNKVMLQETTTYEFGASAANRTIERITTLKAADKEVVFKDNKEGMIALRVARQLEQPSTKPEIFTDAQGVQTKVPVLNNTGVTGLYHSSEGVEGDAVWGTRAQWMKLTGTVNGEALSVVLVDHAKNIGYPTYWHARGYGLFAANPLGPSVMSSGKAPALNYTLPANQAVTFRHRLLIQSGTLSDADLVRLSK from the coding sequence ATGCGTCTGTTTCTGATTGCCTTCCTATTTTCGATTTCGATACTACCAAGCCTGGCTCAATCGAACAAAATTCAACTCACCCACGATGAAGCGCAGAAGCGTGTTTCAGTTACCGTCGATGGGAAACCATTCACGGCTTATATTTATCCAGGCCCAACCGTCCTGAAAAAGCCAGTTTTATATCCGATTCTATCGGCTGGAGGTAATTTTATCACACGAGGCTGGCCACTCGACCCTCGGCCCGACGAACGAATTGACCACCCGCACCATGTGGGTATGTGGTTCAACTACGGTGATGTAAATGGTCATGATTTCTGGAATAATTCGATTCAGGTTGGACCCGAGCATAAGGGGCCATTCGGTACAATCGTGCACACAGGTGTTAAGTCGATGAAGAGCGGGAATGGCAAGGCTACACTAGTCGTTACAGCCGATTGGCTCGATAAAGATAACAAAGTGATGCTTCAGGAAACAACAACTTATGAATTTGGTGCTAGTGCTGCCAATCGTACAATTGAACGAATTACAACACTTAAGGCCGCTGATAAAGAAGTCGTTTTTAAAGATAATAAGGAAGGTATGATTGCTCTGCGAGTTGCGCGTCAACTCGAACAGCCTTCAACGAAACCTGAAATCTTCACTGACGCGCAAGGGGTACAGACAAAGGTGCCGGTATTAAATAACACAGGTGTAACGGGTTTATATCATAGTAGCGAAGGCGTAGAAGGCGATGCCGTCTGGGGGACGCGTGCCCAATGGATGAAATTAACGGGTACTGTTAACGGGGAAGCCTTATCAGTCGTTTTAGTAGACCATGCCAAAAATATAGGCTACCCAACGTACTGGCATGCCCGAGGTTATGGTCTGTTTGCTGCTAATCCATTAGGACCCTCTGTAATGAGCAGTGGTAAGGCCCCGGCATTAAATTATACATTGCCAGCAAATCAGGCTGTTACGTTCCGGCATAGACTATTAATACAATCAGGTACTTTGTCGGATGCTGATTTGGTACGATTATCTAAATAG
- a CDS encoding family 16 glycosylhydrolase: MSRLSLLFTFLVVVSSTSFSQPVSSSARADDGWKLVWADEFEVAGPPNPKNWKFETGFARNHELQWYQPDNARCENGLLIIEARREQKANPTYQANSTNWQTNRPTIKYTASSLHTNGLHSWQYGRFEMRGRIDTSPGLWPAFWTLGVKGEWPANGEIDIMEYYRNMLLANVAWATGKRYTAEWRSTKKPMASFNDPDWSKKFHVWRMDWDETAIRLYVDDELLNAVLLTDTINKDGTGSNPFRQPHYVLVNLAIGGDNGGDPSATSFPRRFEVDYVRVYQK, encoded by the coding sequence ATGAGCCGATTATCTCTTCTTTTCACTTTTCTGGTAGTAGTCAGTTCTACCAGCTTTAGCCAACCTGTCAGCTCATCAGCTAGGGCAGATGATGGGTGGAAGTTAGTCTGGGCCGATGAGTTTGAGGTAGCTGGTCCGCCGAATCCGAAGAACTGGAAATTTGAAACGGGCTTTGCCCGGAATCATGAACTCCAGTGGTATCAGCCTGATAATGCCCGCTGCGAAAATGGCTTGCTCATTATTGAAGCGCGTCGGGAACAAAAGGCGAATCCAACGTATCAGGCCAATAGCACAAACTGGCAGACCAACCGGCCTACCATTAAGTATACGGCTTCCAGTTTGCATACGAATGGGTTGCATAGTTGGCAGTATGGCCGGTTTGAAATGCGGGGACGTATTGATACCAGTCCCGGTTTATGGCCCGCTTTCTGGACATTGGGCGTGAAAGGCGAATGGCCAGCTAACGGTGAAATCGATATTATGGAGTATTATCGGAACATGCTGCTGGCTAATGTTGCCTGGGCAACCGGTAAACGATACACGGCTGAATGGCGGAGTACTAAAAAACCGATGGCCTCTTTCAACGATCCCGATTGGTCGAAGAAATTCCACGTATGGCGCATGGATTGGGACGAAACTGCGATTCGACTTTATGTTGATGATGAGCTATTAAATGCAGTTTTATTAACCGATACCATTAATAAAGATGGAACGGGTAGTAATCCGTTTCGTCAGCCGCATTATGTACTAGTCAATCTGGCTATTGGCGGGGACAATGGGGGCGACCCATCGGCAACTTCATTTCCCCGTCGGTTTGAAGTCGACTATGTGCGGGTTTATCAGAAATAA
- a CDS encoding beta-xylosidase — protein sequence MKQQKQLVRILSTLLSFWVINTGLAQVKPQPVRIEVDLGADKGPIKPIWAWFGYDEPNYTYMKDGKKLLTEISQLSKVPVNVRAHSLLVTGDGKAALKWGSTNAYTEDKKGNPIYDWTIVDKIFDTYIERGMKPIAQIGFMPEALSTHPQPYRHNWKPGDNYNDIYTGWAYPPKDYTKWSELVYQWVKHSVSRYGQKEVESWYWELWNEPNISYWKGTTDEYIKLYDYTADAVKRALPTAKVGGPEVTGPNWDVSAKFFKAFMDHVVSGKNYVTGKTGTPIDFITFHAKGAPKLVSGAVQMNMGTQLRDIDKGFEIVASYPTLKHLPIIIGESDPEGCAACSEDLHPQNAYRNGTMYSSYTAASFARKYDLAQARGVNLEGAVTWAFEFEDQAWFRGFRDLATNGVDKPVLNVFRMFGMMQGNRVGVKGGLAYDYARIRDQSVRAEDDINAFATKDAKTAAVMVWNYHDDNLPAPDAPVTIQVKGVPGQKVLLQHYRIDKQFSNSYEAWKKMGSPKSPTPEQIAELEKAGQLQLLTSPEWINVKEGIVNLPMELPRQGVSLLKFSWE from the coding sequence ATGAAGCAGCAAAAACAACTTGTACGTATACTGTCCACATTGCTCAGCTTTTGGGTAATCAATACTGGTCTGGCGCAGGTTAAACCGCAGCCTGTCAGGATAGAGGTTGATTTAGGCGCTGATAAAGGGCCGATCAAACCCATCTGGGCGTGGTTTGGCTACGATGAGCCGAACTATACCTACATGAAAGATGGTAAGAAATTGCTGACCGAAATCTCGCAGTTGAGCAAGGTACCTGTAAACGTGCGGGCACATAGTCTGCTGGTTACCGGCGATGGAAAAGCGGCTCTGAAATGGGGGTCGACCAATGCCTATACTGAAGATAAAAAAGGGAATCCAATCTACGACTGGACGATCGTCGATAAAATTTTTGATACATATATAGAGCGGGGTATGAAGCCCATTGCCCAGATCGGTTTTATGCCCGAAGCGCTCTCAACGCATCCGCAACCCTACCGGCACAACTGGAAACCCGGCGATAACTACAACGATATTTACACCGGTTGGGCCTATCCGCCAAAAGACTATACAAAATGGAGCGAACTGGTTTATCAGTGGGTAAAACATTCGGTTAGTCGGTACGGCCAAAAGGAGGTAGAAAGCTGGTACTGGGAGTTGTGGAATGAACCCAACATTAGCTACTGGAAAGGCACCACCGACGAATACATTAAGCTATATGATTACACCGCCGATGCGGTGAAACGGGCACTGCCGACGGCTAAAGTGGGTGGCCCCGAGGTGACGGGCCCTAACTGGGATGTATCGGCCAAATTTTTTAAAGCCTTTATGGATCACGTGGTTAGCGGCAAGAACTATGTGACAGGGAAAACAGGTACCCCCATTGATTTCATTACGTTTCATGCCAAAGGTGCGCCTAAACTGGTGAGTGGAGCAGTGCAAATGAATATGGGTACGCAGCTTCGCGATATTGACAAAGGCTTTGAAATCGTGGCGTCCTATCCAACCCTGAAACATCTACCCATTATTATCGGAGAGTCCGATCCTGAAGGCTGTGCGGCCTGTTCGGAGGATTTACATCCGCAGAATGCCTATCGCAATGGCACTATGTACTCAAGTTACACGGCGGCTTCCTTTGCCCGTAAATACGATCTGGCTCAGGCTCGGGGTGTAAATCTGGAAGGAGCCGTAACCTGGGCGTTTGAGTTTGAAGACCAGGCCTGGTTTAGGGGTTTTCGCGATCTGGCAACCAATGGCGTCGATAAGCCCGTGCTAAATGTGTTCCGTATGTTCGGTATGATGCAGGGCAATCGGGTGGGGGTGAAAGGCGGCCTCGCCTATGATTACGCCCGTATTCGGGACCAGAGTGTGCGGGCCGAAGACGACATCAATGCCTTTGCCACAAAAGATGCTAAAACGGCTGCGGTGATGGTCTGGAATTACCACGATGATAATCTGCCTGCACCCGATGCCCCAGTAACCATTCAGGTGAAAGGTGTTCCTGGGCAGAAAGTCCTGCTTCAGCATTACCGCATCGATAAGCAGTTTAGTAACTCCTACGAAGCCTGGAAAAAGATGGGCTCGCCCAAAAGTCCAACGCCCGAGCAAATTGCCGAACTGGAGAAAGCAGGTCAGCTTCAATTGCTGACCTCACCCGAATGGATTAACGTGAAAGAGGGTATCGTGAATCTACCGATGGAACTTCCTCGTCAGGGCGTATCGCTGCTGAAGTTTTCCTGGGAGTAA